From a single Hypomesus transpacificus isolate Combined female chromosome 14, fHypTra1, whole genome shotgun sequence genomic region:
- the cd82b gene encoding CD82 molecule b, with the protein MATGCITATKYFLFLFNLLFFIFGALIMGFGLWVLLDNQSFIAVLQESSNTLKVASYILIGVGSLSMVMGFLGCIGAIYEIRCLLGLYFTCLLLILVAQVTAGVLIYFQRDLLKNEMSNIMKGMLANYTGQNKTSELTWDYIQRTMKCCGWTQSSDWSENVWIKNSSQILYPCSCRNASLPGTDIKESGLCESMSTDMPIYQTGCIHNVEGWLLENCGVILGICVGVAVVELLGMILSMCLCKSVVQEDYTKVPKY; encoded by the exons ATGGCAACGGGGTGCATAACAGCCACCAAGTACTTCCTGTTCCTATTCAACCTCCTCTTCTTT aTCTTCGGAGCGTTGATCATGGGATTCGGGCTCTGGGTTCTCCTTGACAACCAGAGCTTCATAGCAGTGCTAC AGGAGTCTTCCAACACCCTGAAGGTAGCTTCCTACATCCTGATAGGTGTGGGGTCTCTCTCCATGGTCATGGGCTTCCTGGGCTGTATAGGAGCCATCTACGAGATCCGCTGTCTGTTGGGTCTG TACTTCACCTGCCTCCTGCTCATCCTTGTTGCCCAGGTGACAGCCGGCGTGCTCATCTATTTCCAGAGAGACCTG CTGAAGAACGAGATGTCCAACATCATGAAAGGGATGCTGGCCAACTACACGGGCCAGAACAAGACCTCGGAGCTGACCTGGGACTACATCCAGAGGACG atgAAGTGCTGTGGATGGACACAGTCTTCTGACTGGTCGGAGAACGTGTGGATCAAGAACAGCTCTCAGATCCTGTACCCTTGCTCGTGCCGGAACGCCTCCCTGCCCGGCACCGACATCAAGGAATCAGGCCTGTGTGAGAGCATGTCCACAGACATGCCCATCTACCAAACG GGCTGCATACACAATGTGGAAGGCTGGCTCCTGGAGAACTGTGGAGTTATTCTTGGAATCTGTGTCGGAGTGGCAGTTGTGgag CTTTTGGGTATGATCCTGTCCATGTGCCTCTGCAAGAGTGTTGTCCAGGAAGATTACACCAAGGTTCCCAAGTACTGA